A section of the Venturia canescens isolate UGA chromosome 11, ASM1945775v1, whole genome shotgun sequence genome encodes:
- the Piezo gene encoding piezo-type mechanosensitive ion channel component isoform X9 has translation MGSYWLNVAVLRVIIPVTFAACTIWRPTGLSLIYLGLMLYSPMVPIATAETMKGHTGNYLKACVTLSFLTSLTQLMFHIVLLSLPPYGYFLEACTFLEMIFRHLGLVRLDGATVWEIVFWLLPEIIAFPTTIAMYLLCKRTTWEPHKEDDESSTVQPAKKIHDDANAKVTNFLGTIGTYVVLGSLCCVSSLTPSVEGAFYFIIFIGASSWWACHRELRKGFAFVCRFVMAVVVVHILVLMTYQNQWSQEFVPVNSTWARYFALDPYYTSNCSDPRYIDYVDSSSEWTSYSHALGLFWLYYVLALQSRFLFRKPPKQHARLSGKLTNLDTSLSRHVSIRRRTPSQRWQSAKRKARLMRFGSGRTGLLQDSTGSVIVQDAHNDDSIQLQSLSEGESDWVSPHRAPDEGPGIVEQVIMAVYSIFQLIVNSSYLATNIIMMTWSIMYHSWTTFILLMWALVLWMVPNKRSSMMKCSPFIVFYATLLLLVGYIYSMNLTEEELPTVFHDIKVAEIGFRKPFGSDPAPSWHQIVKCAFTTMFWITMRQYMAERQSQKRSSAMRDMVAPLHVSVSTATTAMNKETPEIKSQFMKDVGRVVKKLLIKFWIAIVAIMLFTSGITGERMTVFRIIYMSLFLVFVITFQFSWTAWRKMMYGFWITVIAYSVAMLILVYTYQFSNFPGYWTRLGIDEALQMDIGLESYKTKELFVRLLTPTFFVIVTVLQIHYFHEDFLEITNIERTGVDLVSRRGSLGYSSTVPIVSTSSEEAIPADGEKKTVIYTLKQLKHMSKMERMALMRKTIENVKNFYDWIWLILEIHMQKIIFISFILLCIKDVCAINLFFVIAVVVAINFQRSVQITSINAMAGIIAILMVAKMLYQIEYIVHENWDVNCSRTDANGTESVTTYNVAKWIGMDKARTGELPYLLRGYIGMVTVTTIRAIIVIRQCFHRHEKGEPLETPLVMFPKITRADADKGIPECLKFLFNYGFYKFGLEFCLMGIVALIGTRLDFYSVLYGIWLLVLFSMKRTTTARVWPFFRIFAIVVLPLQYAFVVAPPTWLCINYPWSILDDSGLDTLRRLQDWMYFPDPEYPPSPEKLICDFILLMMIVRQSLVFRIEARSRATGEEFIAGHNFSVSQEMEKPNFVNPVKDYVSLAQCWLDVFKRGSMMSFMWITLSIMFLAGTNRTNIFSLGYLIGAFIFLWQGSDFYLRPIKTILKWWNFLIGYNVVVIFSKAILQGVGCVLLKQMETSVCWLVQLLGIACLKKFHTSGTIFDGKDNYCEVPREDIGMVWDGLCFACLLVQKRLFKSYYFFHIVDETKAMSILASRGAELLQDLHRKRIEYQENVEKAVLQKLKFKMDKIKADQQRIQGPSYREPATHKIDTLYPRDRPLYKHRVPKTNREAVRSGDYYMFDDLDDDDVTDHLVPDLDDKREEDERLRQQQAKGRRMTVAELMTTVLKTDIEIATHVAMYGGTQKDALRLRRQSVPLTRKKSSMSYLSARSETDTAAATDIRDAASLDSAEVEDVEQELKTEDLAKTPADSVQGDELTEDPTRASGVDKDRGKDQDEEDDEEPEGDPDKQKSVSLLTYLKFVLVILNSTMVSMTKYLNRFSRDYRYIRKVLTKEKRILKAKPDFRMGTRLGINQIWQPIPVMKQSSIFGQAQAEPEPEDEGDTLEELSEDDQPPIVQLAASIWFGILAHSTFMCYFMVFLHHVKNASVISIPLPLMVFCWGSLTIPRPSKTFWVTLIAYTEVIVIVKCIFQFEIILWNQMASPNHPLFPPRILGIEKKPNYALWDLWLLLMIFFHRFMLKSLGQWTAPVKPRKIIPTNLTMRTRNEDGQGGGEPARFHWQNEETNNTTETEGTSTKRESSNEGEEIEAPKNEEITDSNERLVVVKTTETSPCDKDLKTAVNMIALKYWEPMKIFFDNILSPEGKEKTNVYAYMFLCDFFNFILLIFGFSAFGTQQGDGGVTAYLAENRVPMPFLLMLLLQFALIVIDRALFLRKSIMGKLVFQYLLVFGVHICMFFILPSVTERRFNEKLPPQIWYMVKCFYLLLAAYQLRLGYPTRILGNFLCKNYSIINMYLFKGFMVVPFLFELRAVMDWIWTDTSMTIMDWFKMEDIFASIYQIRCTRGVETDFPQPRGVKKTQVSKYMVGGGALFLMIALIWFPLLLFALGGTVGDSNPPTEVSMKIRIGPYEPIYAMSAQTSSIVQYSEADFRSFKDIYARDKAAVTFLENYVNTDVTAITLSGSSRKLWAISPPDRERLRMELESNSTVIVHVEWTVARKTDVKDFNGVSTEERDIPLKAWENGQFNPVRKSLADLLLASTDSNSPNGTIVMRNAFPKFLKVTSRTVEPVRQLMNLYGPDRLDDSDTDHLYRNISLHLSTNADCCAHQQWWVVKENCDDVYEKKLLSKVPLNDCRYIMMFLFNDKAFPEGLSFISGFGILGLYTTGVIVMSQLIRRSVSEMAPKIMFDDLPYVDRILRLCLDIYLVRESGELSLEEDLFAKLIFLYRSPETLIRWTRPPEPGSSGNPEEDEDDDEDVVVRQGEQRNA, from the exons ATGGGCTCGTACTGGCTCAACGTTGCCGTTCTCAGGGTCATCATCCCAGTGACCTTCGCAGCTT GTACAATATGGCGGCCGACAGGATTGTCGCTGATTTACCTCGGATTGATGCTCTACTCGCCGATGGTCCCGATCGCGACAGCAGAAACGATGAAGGGCCACACCGGAAATTACTTGAAGGCTTGCGTAACTCTGAGCTTCCTAACGAGCCTGACCCAGCTCATGTTTCACATTGTACTTTTGTCCCTGCCACCGTACGGATACTTTCTCGAGGCTTGCACATTCCTTGAGATGATATTCAGGCACCTCGGCCTGGTCAGGTTGGACGGTGCGACCGTCTGGGAAATCGTGTTCTGGCTACTCCCCGAAATCATTGCTTTTCCAACCACTATTGCGATGTACCTTTTGTGCAAACGGACGACCTGGGAACCGCACAAAGAAGACGACGAAAGCTCCACCGTCCAGCCAgccaaaaaaattcacgacGATGCCAATGCGAag GTAACAAATTTTCTCGGGACTATCGGGACGTACGTCGTGCTGGGATCCCTGTGCTGCGTTTCTTCGTTGACGCCCTCGGTCGAGGGGGCTTTTTACTTCATAATATTCATCGGTGCCTCGAGCTGGTGGGCCTGTCACCGAGAGCTGCGAAAAGGCTTCGCGTTCGTCTGTCGCTTCGTGATGGCAGTCGTCGTTGTACATATTCTCGTTCTCATGACTTACCAGAATCAATGGTCCCAAGAGTTCGTACCGGTGAACAGCACTTGGGCTCGATATTTCGCCCTCGATCCGTACTACACGAGCAACTGCTCGGATCCTCGCTACATCGATTACGTCGATTCTTCCTCCGAGTGGACCAGCTACAGCCACGCTCTCGGACTCTTTTGGCTTTATTACGTTTTGGCACTGCAGTCGCGATTCTTGTTCAGAAAACCG CCAAAGCAGCATGCGAGGCTGAGCGGAAAGTTGACGAATTTGGACACGTCCTTGTCCCGCCACGTGTCCATTAGACGAAGAACTCCGTCGCAGCGGTGGCAATCGGCGAAGCGAAAAGCCCGC CTGATGCGCTTTGGCTCCGGACGCACCGGTCTGCTCCAAGACTCAACAGGCAGCGTCATCGTCCAGGATGCCCACAACGATGACAGCATCCAGCTACAGTCCCTCAGCGAAGGTGAATCCGACTGGGTCTCGCCTCATC GAGCTCCGGACGAGGGTCCCGGGATAGTGGAGCAAGTGATAATGGCAGTTTACTCGATATTTCAGTTGATCGTAAATTCTTCCTATTTAGCAACGAACATAATAATGATG ACTTGGAGTATCATGTACCACAGTTGGACGACGTTTATACTGCTGATGTGGGCATTGGTGCTGTGGATGGTACCGAACAAGAGAAGTTCGATGATGAAGTGTTCGCCGTTCATAGTTTTTTACGCGACGCTACTGCTGCTCGTTGGTTACATTTACAGTATGAATTTGACGGAGGAGGAATTGCCGACGGTGTTCCACGACATCAAGGTCGCCGAGATCGGTTTCCGCAAGCCCTTCGGCTCGGATCCAGCTCCGAGTTGGCATCAAATCGTCAAA TGCGCCTTCACCACGATGTTCTGGATCACCATGAGACAATACATGGCCGAGAGACAGTCCCAGAAAAGGTCCTCGGCCATGAGAGACATGGTCGCCCCCCTCCACGTCTCCGTTTCCACCGCCACCACCGCCATGAACAAAGAAACTCCCGAAATAAAAAGCCAATTCATGAAGGATGTCGGACGCGTCGTGAAAAAACTGCTCATCAAATTCTGGATCGCGATCGTTGCCATCATGCTCTTCACCAGCGGCATCACCGGAGAACGCATGACCGTTTTCCGGATCATTTACATGTCGctcttcctcgtcttcgtcatcactTTTCAG TTCTCCTGGACTGCTTGGAGGAAAATGATGTACGGTTTCTGGATCACGGTTATCGCGTACTCAGTCGCCATGTTGATCCTCGTTTACACATACCAGTTCAGTAATTTTCCTGGCTACTGGACCCGTCTCGGCATCGATGAAGCACT GCAAATGGACATTGGACTTGAATCGTACAAAACGAAGGAGCTTTTCGTGCGCCTTCTCACTCCGACGTTTTTCGTGATCGTTACAGTCCTGCAAATCCATTATTTCCACGAAGATTTCCTCGAAATCACGAATATCGAGAGAACCGG aGTCGACCTGGTCTCGAGGCGCGGAAGTTTGGGCTACTCGAGCACCGTGCCCATCGTTTCGACCAGCTCCGAGGAGGCGATTCCCGCGGATGGTGAAAAGAAAACTGTTATTTATACCCTGAAACAGTTGAAGC ATATGTCGAAAATGGAGCGAATGGCACTGATGAGGAAGACGATCGAGAACGTGAAGAACTTTTACGACTGGATTTGGCTGATTCTTGAGATTCACAtgcagaaaataattttcatttctttcatccTGCTGTGCATCAAAGAC GTCTGCGCCATAAATTTATTCTTCGTCATCGCGGTCGTGGTTGCGATAAATTTCCAGCGGAGCGTGCAAATAACTTCGATAAACGCGATGGCTGGAATTATTGCGATTCTGATGGTAGCCAAAATGCTCTATCAGATCGAGTACATCGTTCACGAGAACTGGGACGTCAACTGCTCG AGAACGGACGCTAACGGGACGGAGAGTGTGACGACTTACAACGTCGCCAAATGGATCGGCATGGACAAAGCGAGAACTGGAGAATTGCCGTACTTGTTAAGGGGCTACATCGGGATGGTGACCGTGACGACGATCCGCGCGATCATCGTAATTCGACAGTGTTTCCATCGCCACGAGAAAGGCGAACCCCTGGAAACGCCCCTGGTCATGTTCCCGAAAATCACGAGAGCCGACGCCGACAAAGGCATTCCCGAGTGTCTCAAATTTCTCTTCAATTATGGCTTTTATAAATTCGGATTGGAATTCTGCCTGATGGGAATCGTCGCCCTCATCGGCACCAGACTCGACTTTTATTCCGTCCTCTACGGTATTTGGCTACTCGTACTTTTCTCCATGAAGAGAACCACGACCGCGAGGGTCTGGCCGTTCTTTCGCATCTTCGCCATCGTCGTTCTCCCACTCCAGTACGCTTTTGTCGTCGCGCCCCCGACCTGGCTCTGCATCA ATTATCCGTGGAGCATTCTGGACGATTCGGGATTGGACACACTTCGAAGATTGCAGGATTGGATGTACTTTCCGGACCCCGAGTATCCTCCGAGCCCGGAGAAGCTCATCTGCGATTTCATTCTTCTCATGATGATCGTTCGTCAGAGTTTGGTGTTCCGGATCGAGGCCCGGAGTCGAGCGACCGGTGAAGAGTTTATCGCCGGTCACAATTTTTCCGTTTCTCAAGAAATGGAGAAGCCGAACTTCGTGAACCCGGTGAAGGATTACGTCTCGCTCGCCCAATGCTGGCTCGACGTTTTCAAAAGAGGCTCCATGATGAGTTTCATGTGGATCACCCTCTCGATCATGTTCCTGGCTGGGACCAACAGAACCAACATATTTTCCCTCGGCTACTTGATCGGGGCTTTCATATTCCTTTGGCAAGGAAGCGACTTTTATCTCAGACCGATAAAAACCATTCTCAAGTGGTGGAATTTCCTCATCGGCTACAACGTCGTCGTCATTTTCTCTAAAGCTATCCTCCAGGGCGTTGGTTGCGTTTTGCTCAAGCAG ATGGAAACTTCGGTTTGCTGGTTGGTCCAGCTGCTGGGGATAGCGtgtttgaaaaagttccataCCTCCGGAACGATTTTCGACGGGAAAGACAATTACTGCGAAGTCCCGCGAGAGGACATCGGGATGGTTTGGGACGGTCTTTGCTTCGCGTGTCTCTTGGTCCAGAAGCGTCTCTTCAAGAGTTACTATTTTTTCCACATAGTGGACGAAACGAAGGCGATGAGTATATTGGCGTCGCGAGGAGCGGAGCTGCTCCAAGATCTGCACCGGAAGCGGATCGAGTATCAGGAGAACGTGGAAAAAGCGGTTTTGCAAAAGCTCAAGTTCAAGATGGACAAAATCAAGGCCGATCAGCAGAGGATTCAAGGGCCGAGTTACAGGGAGCCGGCGACCCACAAAATCG aTACGCTCTATCCGAGAGATCGACCTCTGTACAAACATCGTGTGCCAAAGACCAACAGAGAGg CTGTGAGATCCGGCGACTATTACATGTTCGACGAtctcgacgacgatgacgtcaCCGATCATCTCGTGCCTGACCTGGACGACAAACGCGAGGAAGACGAACGGCTTCGTCAGCAACAAGCGAAAGGACGGAGAATGACCGTGGCCGAA CTGATGACAACAGTGTTAAAGACTGACATAGAGATAGCGACCCACGTCGCGATGTACGGAGGAACGCAAAAGGACGCTCTTCGGCTTCGACGTCAGAGCGTGCCGCTGACCCGCAAGAAATCATCCATGTCCTACCTGAGCGCACGTTCCGAAACCGACACTGCCGCGGCCACCGAT ATCCGAGACGCTGCCAGCCTCGACTCCGCCGAGGTCGAGGACGTCGAGCAAGAGCTGAAGACTGAAGACCTTGCCAAGACCCCCGCTGACTCGGTCCAAGGAGACGAACTCACCGAAGATCCAACCAGAGCTTCGGGCGTCGACAAAGATCGAGGAAAGGACCAAGACGAAGAGGACGACGAGGAGCCCGAAGGAGACCCGGACAAACAGAAATCAGTCTCTCTTCTAACGTACCTGAAATTCGTTCTCGTCATCCTCAATAGCACCATGGTCTCCATGACCAAATACCTTAATAGATTCTCTAGAGACTACAGATATATACGTAAAGTTCTtaccaaagaaaaaagaattctcaag GCCAAACCAGATTTCCGGATGGGAACGCGATTGGGAATAAATCAAATATGGCAGCCGATACCGGTGATGAAGCAGAG CTCGATATTTGGGCAAGCACAAGCTGAGCCCGAACCCGAGGACGAGGGCGATACCTTGGAAGAGCTTTCCGAAGACGACCAACCGCCCATCGTCCAGCTCGCAGCTTCCATTTGGTTCGGGATCCTCGCACATTCTACTTTCATGTGCTACTTCATGGTTTTTCTTCATCACGTGAAAAACGCCTCGGTCATTTCCATCCCGCTGCCCCTGATGGTCTTCTGCTGGGGCTCTCTCACCATCCCCAGGCCCTCGAAAACTTTCTGGGTCACCCTCATCGCTTACACCGAA gtcatcgtcatcgtcaaaTGCATCTTCCAATTCGAAATCATCCTCTGGAACCAAATGGCCTCGCCGAACCACCCTCTTTTCCCTCCGAGAATTCTGGGCATTGAGAAAAAACCGAATTACGCGCTCTGGGACCTCTGGCTACTTCTCATGATTTTCTTCCACCG GTTCATGTTGAAGTCTCTGGGCCAGTGGACAGCACCGGTCAAACCGAGGAAAATCATACCGACGAATCTGACGATGAGGACGAGGAACGAGGATGGGCAAGGAGGCGGCGAGCCGGCCCGTTTCCACTGGCAAAATGAGGAAACGAA CAATACAACGGAAACCGAGGGAACGAGCACGAAGCGTGAGAGCTCGAACGAGGGGGAGGAAATCGAGGCGCCGAAGAACGAGGAAATCACGGACTCGAACGAGAGGCTCGTCGTCGTCAAGACCACGGAAACGAGCCCTTGCGACAAAGACTTGAAAACAGCTGTCAACATGAT AGCCTTGAAGTATTGGGAAcccatgaaaatatttttcgacaaCATCCTCAGCCCGGAaggcaaagaaaaaacgaacgttTACGCCTACATGTTTCTGTGCgactttttcaactttattcTTTTGATTTTTGGCTTCTCGGCTTTCGGA ACTCAGCAAGGGGACGGTGGAGTGACAGCATACTTGGCTGAAAATCGGGTGCCGATGCCCTTTTTGTTGATGCTGTTGCTGCAGTTCGCCCTGATAGTGATCGATCGCGcattatttttgcggaaaTCGATAATGGGGAAGCTCGTTTTTCAGTATCTTCTAGTTTTCGGAGTTCACATTTGCATGTTCTTCATTTTGCCCAGCGTCACAGAAAG GCGATTCAACGAGAAACTGCCCCCCCAGATCTGGTACATGGTCAAATGCTTCTACCTCCTCCTCGCCGCTTATCAACTCCGTCTCGGATATCCTACCCGgatattgggaaatttcttgTGCAAGAATTACAGCATCATAAATATGTACCTCTTCAAGGG TTTCATGGTCGTCCCGTTCCTCTTCGAACTTCGAGCCGTCATGGATTGGATCTGGACCGACACTTCGATGACGATAATGGACTGGTTCAAAATGGAGGACATTTTTGCGAGCATCTACCAAATAAGG TGCACTCGAGGCGTCGAAACCGATTTCCCTCAGCCTCGGGGAGTGAAGAAAACTCAAGTCAGCAAATACATGGTCGGAGGAGGCGCACTCTTCCTCATGATCGCTCTGATCTGGTTCCCCCTTCTGCTGTTCGCCCTCGGGGGCACCGTCGGCGACTCCAATCCACCGACCGAAGTTTCCATGAAAATAAGAATCGGCCCTTACGAACCGATCTACGCCATGTCCGCACAGACCAGCTCCATCGTTCAATACTCCGAGGCCGATTTCCGATCCTTCAAAGACATTTATGCTCGGGATAAGGCCGCTGTGACCTTCTTGGAAAATTATGTTAACACCGACGTCACCGCCATCACTCTCAGCGGCTCCTCGAGAAAACTTTGGGCCATTTCGCCTCCGGACAGAGAAAG ATTGAGAATGGAATTGGAGTCGAACAGCACGGTGATTGTGCACGTGGAATGGACCGTGGCGAGAAAAACGGACGTGAAGGATTTCAACGGAGTGAGCACGGAAGAGAGAGACATTCCGTTGAAGGCCTGGGAGAACGGTCAGTTCAATCCGGTGCGAAAGAGTCTCGCCGATTTACTGTTGGCGAGCACCGACTCGAACTCGCCGAACGGCACGATCGTAATGAGAAACGCTTTTCCCAAGTTCCTCAAAGTAACGAGTCGCACGGTCGAGCCGGTTCGTCAGTTGATGAATTTGT ACGGTCCAGATCGCCTCGATGACTCGGACACGGACCATTTGTACAGAAACATCAGCCTCCATCTGTCGACCAACGCCGACTGTTGCGCTCACCAGCAGTGGTGGGTCGTGAAGGAAAACTGCGACGATGTTTACGAGAAAAAACTGTTGAGCAAAGTGCCTCTCAACGACTGCAGATACATCATGATGTTCTTGTTCAACGACAAAGCTTTCCCAGAAGGTCTCAGCTTCATCAGTGGCTTTGG GATTCTGGGTCTCTACACAACGGGGGTGATCGTGATGAGCCAGTTGATAAGGCGGAGCGTGAGTGAGATGGCGCCGAAGATAATGTTCGACGACTTGCCCTACGTCGACCGAATTCTGCGTCTCTGCCTCGACATTTATTTGGTTCGTGAGAGCGGAGAGCTGAGTTTGGAGGAGGATCTTTTCGCGAAGCTCATATTCCTCTACAGATCACCGGAAACGCTGATAAGATGGACGCGTCCGCCGGAGCCAGGCTCCAGTGGAAATCCGgaggaggacgaggacgacgacgaagacgtcGTGGTTCGCCAGGGCGAGCAGAGAAACGCCTGA